In Hoeflea ulvae, one genomic interval encodes:
- a CDS encoding ABC transporter permease: protein MTAYLLRRLLSLWLSLVAASLVIFLVMEAVPGDPASFMMGINADPQAVAALRLQLGLDESLPLRYLGWVAGLLQGDFGVSYTYRVPVSELIAERVMISLPLTLYALALSTLIAFPAGILAASRRNSAADLSVMGATQLGVAIPNFWFAMILVLIFAINLRWFSAGGFPGWDAGFWTAIKALTLPAIALALPQASILARVMRSSLIDTLDEDFMRTARAKGLSRSQALWRHALRNALIPVLTILGLQFSFLLAGGIIIENVFYLPGLGRLVFQAITQRDLIVVRSVVILLVFAVIVVTFLVDLAYAAADPRLRRHRR, encoded by the coding sequence ATGACTGCCTATCTGCTCAGGCGCTTGCTTTCGCTGTGGCTCAGTCTCGTCGCGGCCAGCCTTGTCATATTCCTGGTCATGGAAGCCGTGCCGGGCGATCCGGCTTCCTTCATGATGGGCATCAATGCCGATCCGCAGGCGGTCGCCGCCTTGCGCCTCCAGCTCGGCCTCGATGAGTCGCTGCCGCTGCGCTATCTCGGCTGGGTGGCAGGGCTGCTGCAGGGTGATTTCGGCGTCTCCTACACCTACCGGGTGCCGGTCTCCGAACTGATTGCCGAACGGGTGATGATCTCGCTGCCGCTGACGCTCTATGCGCTGGCGCTGTCGACCCTGATCGCCTTTCCCGCCGGCATCCTTGCCGCCTCGCGGCGCAATTCCGCCGCCGATCTCTCGGTGATGGGCGCGACGCAGCTCGGCGTGGCGATCCCGAATTTCTGGTTCGCGATGATCCTGGTGCTGATCTTCGCCATCAATCTGCGCTGGTTCTCCGCCGGCGGCTTCCCCGGATGGGACGCCGGCTTCTGGACCGCGATCAAGGCGCTGACATTGCCGGCCATCGCGCTGGCGCTGCCGCAGGCCTCGATTCTGGCGCGGGTGATGCGCTCATCGCTGATCGACACGCTGGACGAGGATTTCATGCGCACCGCCCGGGCCAAGGGCCTCAGCCGCAGCCAGGCGCTGTGGCGGCATGCGCTGCGCAACGCGCTGATCCCGGTGCTGACCATTTTGGGTCTGCAATTCTCTTTCTTGCTGGCCGGCGGCATCATCATCGAAAATGTGTTCTATCTGCCCGGCCTCGGCCGTCTGGTGTTCCAGGCCATCACCCAGCGTGATCTGATCGTCGTCCGCTCGGTGGTCATCCTGCTGGTCTTTGCCGTCATTGTGGTCACCTTTCTGGTTGATCTCGCCTATGCCGCCGCCGATCCGCGGCTCAGGAGGCACAGGCGATGA
- a CDS encoding SDR family oxidoreductase: MRLEGKTALVTGGASGFGAGIVRKFISEGARVAVADINADAARDFASECGDRAFAVTVDVSSNDSVAAMASLVLGNFGQLDILVNNAGITHLPAALEDISEEDFDRVLAVNAKSVFLTARHFVPAMKQAGSGAILNVASTAGVSPRPRLSWYNSSKGWMITATKSMAIELAPSGIRVNALNPVAGETPLLKSFMGEDTPEIRAKFLSTIPLGRFSTPEDMANAACFLCSDEAAMITGVAMEVDGGRCI, encoded by the coding sequence ATGAGACTTGAAGGCAAGACAGCCCTGGTAACCGGCGGCGCATCGGGATTTGGCGCCGGTATCGTCCGGAAATTCATCAGCGAAGGCGCCCGTGTCGCCGTTGCCGACATCAATGCAGATGCGGCCCGGGACTTTGCTTCGGAATGCGGCGATCGTGCCTTTGCCGTCACGGTCGACGTGTCCAGCAATGACAGCGTCGCAGCCATGGCCAGCCTCGTGCTGGGCAATTTCGGCCAGCTCGACATCCTGGTCAACAATGCCGGCATCACCCATTTGCCCGCAGCCCTGGAAGATATCAGCGAGGAGGATTTCGACCGGGTTCTGGCCGTCAATGCCAAGTCGGTGTTCCTGACCGCGCGGCACTTCGTTCCGGCCATGAAACAGGCCGGATCCGGCGCGATCCTCAATGTCGCATCGACCGCCGGGGTCAGCCCGCGACCGCGCTTGAGTTGGTACAATTCCTCCAAGGGCTGGATGATCACCGCCACCAAATCCATGGCCATCGAACTGGCGCCCTCGGGAATCCGGGTCAATGCGCTCAATCCCGTGGCCGGGGAAACGCCGTTGCTGAAATCCTTCATGGGTGAGGACACGCCGGAAATCCGCGCCAAATTCCTCTCCACCATTCCGCTGGGCCGGTTTTCCACGCCAGAAGACATGGCCAATGCCGCCTGTTTCCTGTGTTCCGACGAGGCGGCGATGATCACCGGTGTGGCCATGGAAGTGGATGGCGGCCGCTGCATCTGA
- a CDS encoding TspO/MBR family protein, with product MNKSHAVTLLLFVALTVAGGSLIGYFSIPGPWYQGLEKPSFNPPNWIFGPVWTTLYVLVGIAGARAFIKERGNWLPKIWFVQMALNFAWSPVFFVLHRPDLALVVLIAMLIAIMAFIATAWSRDRPAALLFLPYAAWVSFAGVLNAAIWWLNRV from the coding sequence ATGAACAAATCCCATGCAGTGACATTGCTCCTGTTTGTCGCTCTCACCGTCGCCGGGGGCAGCCTGATCGGCTATTTCTCGATCCCCGGACCCTGGTATCAGGGCCTGGAAAAGCCGTCCTTCAATCCGCCCAACTGGATTTTCGGCCCGGTCTGGACCACGCTCTATGTTCTCGTCGGGATTGCCGGCGCGCGCGCCTTCATCAAGGAGCGCGGCAATTGGCTGCCGAAAATCTGGTTTGTGCAGATGGCGCTGAATTTTGCCTGGTCGCCGGTCTTTTTCGTGCTGCACCGCCCCGATCTGGCGCTTGTGGTGCTGATCGCCATGCTGATCGCCATCATGGCCTTCATCGCCACGGCCTGGAGCAGGGATCGTCCCGCCGCATTGCTGTTCCTTCCCTATGCCGCCTGGGTGTCCTTTGCCGGTGTGCTCAATGCCGCGATCTGGTGGCTCAACCGCGTCTGA
- a CDS encoding ABC transporter ATP-binding protein, whose protein sequence is MSALSISNLKVEIHGNTVLHDIDLRLEPGQILGVVGESGSGKSMTALSVMQLLPRGSRWSGSITVGGADLATMDEAALCRMRGRDVGMIFQEPMTALNPVKTIGDQVAETVRVHTGASRREAYAVARAMLDRVGLPEAQFPLDRYPHDLSGGQRQRVVIAQAIALRPKLLIADEPTTALDVTTQAQILELLKQLVREEGMGLMLITHDLAVVAGLADTIAILKDGAVVEAGATREIFREMRHPYTRALFSASAHVPDRGRKPEPSVTPVLSVAQVVRDYQQPRRNLFVRRPPFRAVDSVAFDIHHGENVGLVGESGCGKSTLARAILALDALQGGEIRLNGHVVSSAGEGPHPELRARMQVVFQDPYGSFNPRHRVRRLVTEPFHLLKVRPQGAELDRRVDRALSEVGLSSSDADKYIHEFSGGQRQRIAIARALIIEPALIVLDEAVSALDVSIRAQILDLLAELSDRLDLSYLFISHDLSVVRAITDRVLVMKDGRIVEQGETETIFRNPQHPYTRRLVAATPSLEAALARPEG, encoded by the coding sequence ATGAGCGCGCTCAGTATCTCCAATCTCAAGGTCGAGATCCACGGCAACACCGTGCTGCATGATATCGACCTGAGGCTCGAACCCGGCCAGATTCTCGGCGTTGTCGGCGAATCCGGCTCGGGAAAATCGATGACGGCGCTGTCGGTGATGCAATTGTTGCCGCGCGGCAGCCGCTGGAGCGGCAGCATCACCGTCGGCGGCGCTGATCTTGCGACCATGGATGAGGCCGCACTCTGCCGGATGCGCGGCCGCGATGTCGGCATGATTTTCCAGGAGCCGATGACGGCGCTCAATCCGGTCAAGACAATCGGCGATCAGGTGGCCGAAACCGTGCGGGTGCACACCGGCGCCAGCCGCCGCGAGGCCTATGCCGTCGCAAGAGCCATGCTCGATCGCGTCGGTCTGCCTGAAGCGCAGTTCCCGCTCGACCGCTACCCGCATGACCTCTCCGGTGGCCAGCGCCAGCGCGTCGTCATCGCCCAGGCGATTGCGCTCCGGCCCAAACTGCTGATCGCCGACGAGCCGACCACCGCGCTCGATGTCACCACCCAGGCCCAGATCCTCGAACTGCTGAAGCAGCTTGTGCGCGAAGAGGGCATGGGACTGATGCTGATCACCCATGATCTCGCGGTCGTCGCCGGACTGGCCGACACGATCGCCATTCTCAAGGACGGCGCGGTGGTCGAGGCCGGCGCGACGCGCGAGATCTTTCGCGAGATGCGCCATCCCTATACCCGTGCCCTGTTCTCGGCCTCCGCCCATGTGCCCGACCGTGGCCGCAAGCCGGAACCGTCGGTCACGCCGGTGCTCTCGGTCGCCCAGGTGGTGCGCGATTACCAGCAGCCGCGCCGCAATCTGTTCGTCCGCCGGCCGCCGTTCCGCGCCGTCGATTCTGTCGCCTTCGACATTCACCATGGTGAAAATGTCGGGCTTGTCGGCGAATCCGGCTGCGGCAAGTCCACGCTGGCCCGCGCAATCCTCGCGCTCGATGCGCTGCAGGGCGGCGAGATCCGTCTCAATGGCCATGTGGTCTCCAGCGCCGGCGAGGGCCCGCATCCGGAACTCAGGGCCCGGATGCAGGTGGTGTTTCAGGATCCCTACGGCTCCTTCAACCCGCGCCACCGGGTTCGGCGCCTCGTTACGGAACCGTTCCATCTTCTCAAGGTGAGGCCGCAAGGCGCCGAGCTTGACCGGCGCGTCGACCGGGCGCTGAGCGAGGTCGGGCTGTCATCATCGGATGCGGACAAATATATCCACGAATTTTCAGGCGGCCAAAGGCAGCGCATCGCCATCGCCCGCGCCTTGATCATCGAGCCGGCGCTGATCGTTCTCGACGAGGCGGTCTCGGCGCTGGATGTGTCGATCCGCGCCCAGATTCTCGATCTGCTGGCCGAGCTTTCCGACCGGCTCGATCTGTCCTATCTGTTCATCTCGCATGATTTGTCGGTGGTCCGCGCCATCACCGACCGGGTTCTGGTGATGAAGGATGGCCGGATCGTCGAGCAGGGCGAGACCGAGACCATATTCCGCAATCCGCAACACCCCTATACAAGGCGGCTGGTGGCTGCCACACCATCGCTGGAAGCAGCTCTCGCCCGGCCTGAAGGCTGA
- a CDS encoding ABC transporter substrate-binding protein, whose product MTKNPIAAAAVSILALGLALGVTPATAAGMDATIGMQLEPPNLDPTGGAAAAIDEVVYANVFEGLTRFGPDGAILPALAESWEISEDGLTYTFKLHSGVTFHDGSGFDAEDVKFSLDRARGDESTNAQKALFADIASVDVVDPTTVKITLSKPNGSFLFNLAWGDAVIVAPESADGNAANPVGTGPFKFAEWVKGDRVDLERYPDYWGAAVKLDHVTFKFISDPTAAFAAMMAGDLDAFPGYPAPENLVQFEADPRFSVIIGSSEGETILGMNNKKPPLDNILVRQAIAHAIDRQAIIDGAMFGYGTPIGTHFAPHNPAYVDLTAQSAYDPEQSKALLAEAGVSDLTLSLKLPPPSYARRGGEIIAAQLREVGITAEITNVEWAQWLDDVFKAKNFDLTIVSHTEPMDIDIYGRDDYYFQYGDPDFKAIMADLDQATDPAKRTELMQAAQTKIADDYVNAYLFQLARTGVADAKLKGLWLNSPTQANDMTGVHWEE is encoded by the coding sequence ATGACAAAGAACCCGATTGCGGCTGCAGCCGTTTCGATACTGGCGCTGGGACTGGCGCTCGGCGTCACGCCGGCGACCGCCGCCGGGATGGACGCCACCATCGGCATGCAGTTGGAGCCGCCGAATCTCGACCCGACGGGCGGCGCCGCGGCGGCGATTGACGAGGTGGTCTATGCCAATGTCTTCGAAGGCCTCACCCGTTTCGGCCCCGATGGCGCAATCCTTCCGGCGCTGGCAGAAAGCTGGGAGATTTCCGAGGACGGCCTCACCTATACATTCAAGCTGCATAGCGGCGTGACATTCCATGATGGTTCGGGTTTTGACGCCGAGGACGTCAAGTTCTCGCTCGACCGGGCCCGTGGTGACGAGTCGACCAATGCCCAGAAGGCACTGTTTGCCGATATCGCTTCGGTTGACGTCGTCGACCCCACCACGGTCAAGATCACCCTGTCCAAGCCGAACGGCTCGTTCCTGTTCAACCTGGCCTGGGGCGACGCGGTGATCGTTGCGCCCGAGAGTGCTGACGGCAACGCGGCCAATCCTGTCGGCACCGGCCCGTTCAAATTCGCCGAATGGGTCAAGGGCGACCGCGTCGATCTCGAACGCTATCCAGATTACTGGGGCGCGGCGGTCAAGCTCGATCATGTCACCTTCAAGTTCATCTCCGACCCGACCGCAGCCTTTGCCGCGATGATGGCCGGTGACCTTGATGCCTTCCCGGGCTATCCGGCGCCGGAAAACCTGGTCCAGTTCGAAGCCGATCCGCGGTTTTCCGTGATCATCGGCTCGTCCGAGGGTGAAACCATTCTGGGCATGAACAACAAGAAGCCGCCGCTCGACAACATCTTGGTGCGTCAGGCGATTGCGCATGCCATCGACCGGCAGGCGATCATCGATGGCGCCATGTTCGGCTACGGCACGCCGATCGGCACCCATTTTGCCCCGCACAACCCGGCCTATGTCGATCTGACGGCGCAATCTGCCTATGACCCGGAGCAGTCGAAGGCGCTGCTGGCCGAGGCCGGTGTCTCCGATCTGACCCTGAGCCTGAAGCTGCCACCGCCGAGCTATGCCCGCCGTGGCGGCGAGATCATCGCGGCGCAATTGCGTGAGGTCGGCATCACCGCCGAGATCACCAATGTCGAATGGGCGCAATGGCTCGATGATGTCTTCAAGGCCAAGAATTTCGACCTGACCATCGTTTCCCACACCGAGCCGATGGATATCGACATCTATGGCCGTGATGATTATTATTTCCAGTATGGCGATCCGGATTTCAAGGCGATCATGGCCGATCTCGACCAGGCCACCGATCCGGCCAAACGCACCGAGCTGATGCAGGCGGCGCAGACAAAAATCGCGGATGATTATGTCAACGCCTATCTGTTCCAGCTTGCCCGCACCGGCGTCGCCGATGCCAAGCTCAAGGGTCTGTGGCTGAACTCGCCGACCCAGGCCAATGACATGACCGGTGTCCACTGGGAAGAGTGA
- a CDS encoding septal ring lytic transglycosylase RlpA family protein yields the protein MTAATTLTTFTPASAAAPSCGRASWYALTSRTASGERMDPSKLTAAHPRLSFGTKVEVSNPRNGKSVIVRINDRGPFIKGRIIDVSKAAAGHLGMIKAGVAKVCFRVIS from the coding sequence ATGACCGCTGCAACCACGCTCACCACCTTCACCCCGGCCTCTGCGGCTGCCCCGTCCTGCGGACGTGCGTCCTGGTATGCGCTGACCTCGCGCACCGCGTCGGGCGAACGCATGGACCCCTCCAAGCTCACCGCTGCGCATCCGCGGCTCAGCTTCGGCACCAAGGTGGAAGTCAGCAACCCGCGCAACGGCAAGTCCGTGATCGTGCGCATCAATGACCGTGGTCCCTTCATCAAGGGCCGCATCATCGATGTCTCCAAGGCGGCCGCCGGTCATCTGGGCATGATCAAGGCAGGTGTCGCAAAGGTTTGTTTTCGCGTCATTTCCTGA
- a CDS encoding RsmB/NOP family class I SAM-dependent RNA methyltransferase, producing the protein MRLGGRLQAAIEILTDIETRHRPVPEALKDWGLSHRFAGSGDRGAISNLVHDALRMKLSHAFIMDGGTPADLAVATLLRQWGISPEELTASLEGDKFAPEIPSVELLSACLARDLGQAPAHVRADIPEWLVASFERAFGDDWEAEAQAMTARPPLDLRVNTIVTDRDQVLAGFEGQGASATRLAPNGIRIEAGEGPQRQIAATSEVNFAGGWFEVQDEGSQLAAGLAGAEPGEIVLDYCAGGGGKALAFAAMMNNDGRINAYDADRRRLAPMVERIRRAGVEIIDIKERPFNLAGLEQAMDRVLVDAPCTGTGTWRRRPDAKWRISEKNLSDRTADQDKVLDDASVYVRPGGELAYVTCSLLPEENTDRVKAFLTRHPEFETISLKQRWRAAVADPDAPVPYADQNLGLILSPRRTGTDGFYFAGFRRKL; encoded by the coding sequence ATGCGCCTCGGCGGACGTCTGCAAGCAGCCATCGAAATTCTCACCGACATCGAGACCCGGCACCGGCCGGTGCCGGAAGCGCTGAAGGATTGGGGCCTGTCGCACCGCTTTGCCGGATCCGGCGACCGCGGCGCGATTTCCAACCTGGTCCATGACGCGCTGCGGATGAAGCTCTCTCACGCTTTCATCATGGATGGCGGCACACCCGCCGATCTGGCGGTGGCGACGCTGCTGCGCCAGTGGGGCATCAGCCCGGAAGAGCTGACCGCCAGCCTCGAGGGAGACAAGTTCGCACCCGAAATACCGTCGGTGGAGCTCCTGTCCGCCTGCCTGGCGCGGGACCTGGGTCAGGCCCCGGCGCATGTGCGCGCCGATATTCCCGAATGGCTGGTCGCCTCGTTCGAACGCGCCTTCGGAGACGATTGGGAAGCCGAGGCGCAGGCGATGACCGCCCGTCCGCCGCTCGATCTTCGGGTCAACACTATTGTCACCGACCGAGATCAGGTGCTGGCCGGTTTTGAAGGCCAGGGCGCATCGGCGACCCGGCTGGCGCCAAATGGCATCCGCATTGAAGCCGGCGAGGGGCCGCAGCGCCAGATTGCCGCCACCAGCGAAGTCAATTTTGCCGGGGGCTGGTTCGAAGTCCAGGACGAGGGCTCGCAATTGGCTGCCGGTCTTGCCGGGGCCGAGCCGGGCGAGATCGTGCTTGATTATTGCGCCGGCGGCGGCGGCAAGGCGCTGGCCTTTGCGGCGATGATGAACAATGACGGGCGCATCAATGCCTATGATGCCGACCGCCGCAGGCTTGCGCCGATGGTCGAGCGCATCCGCCGTGCCGGTGTCGAGATCATCGACATCAAGGAGCGACCGTTTAACCTGGCCGGGCTGGAACAGGCGATGGACCGGGTTCTGGTTGATGCGCCTTGCACCGGCACCGGCACCTGGCGCCGCCGGCCGGACGCGAAATGGCGTATTTCGGAAAAGAACCTCAGCGACCGCACCGCAGATCAGGACAAGGTGCTTGATGATGCGTCGGTCTATGTCCGTCCCGGCGGCGAGCTGGCCTATGTCACCTGTTCGCTGCTGCCGGAAGAAAACACCGACCGGGTCAAGGCGTTTTTGACCCGGCATCCGGAATTTGAAACCATTAGCCTCAAGCAGCGTTGGCGTGCCGCAGTGGCCGATCCCGATGCGCCGGTTCCCTATGCGGACCAGAATCTGGGATTGATCCTGTCGCCGCGACGGACCGGCACCGACGGGTTTTATTTCGCCGGTTTCCGCCGCAAACTGTAA
- a CDS encoding ABC transporter permease: MSTGTSTNRSFIQMALGHRAFVIGVVLSGFFILLALLSFVWTPFDPTKLSIATKLRTPSLEHWFGTDHFGRDIFSMIMVGARVSIAVAFVAVGIGISLGVPLGLYAAARRGSLVDEIIMRGNDLVFAFPSLLLAIMITAVFGPGAINAIIAIGIFNVPVFARLARGAALSLWTRDFILAARVAGKNKARISAEHILPNIANLLIVQGTIQFSLAILAEAALAYVGLGAQPPLPSWGRMLADAQTLISLAPHMALFPGFAIIITVLGLNLMGDGLRDLFDPRLRHGRG, encoded by the coding sequence ATGAGCACCGGGACCTCCACCAACCGCTCCTTTATTCAAATGGCGCTGGGCCACCGCGCTTTTGTCATCGGTGTCGTGCTGTCGGGCTTCTTCATCCTGCTGGCGCTGCTCTCCTTTGTCTGGACCCCCTTTGATCCGACCAAGCTCTCGATTGCCACCAAGCTGCGCACCCCGTCGCTGGAACACTGGTTCGGCACCGATCATTTCGGCCGCGATATATTCTCGATGATCATGGTCGGCGCCAGGGTGTCGATTGCCGTGGCCTTTGTCGCAGTCGGCATCGGCATTTCCCTGGGGGTGCCGCTGGGGCTCTATGCGGCGGCCCGCCGCGGCAGTCTCGTCGATGAAATCATCATGCGCGGCAATGATCTGGTCTTTGCCTTCCCGTCGCTGCTGCTGGCCATCATGATCACCGCCGTGTTCGGCCCCGGTGCGATCAACGCCATCATCGCCATCGGCATTTTCAACGTGCCGGTGTTTGCCCGGCTGGCGCGCGGCGCAGCATTGTCGCTGTGGACCCGCGATTTCATTCTCGCCGCAAGGGTCGCCGGCAAGAACAAGGCGCGCATTTCCGCCGAGCACATCCTGCCCAACATCGCCAATCTGCTGATCGTTCAGGGCACGATCCAGTTTTCGCTGGCCATTCTAGCTGAAGCAGCGCTCGCCTATGTCGGTCTCGGCGCACAGCCGCCGCTGCCGAGCTGGGGCCGGATGCTGGCCGATGCCCAGACGCTGATTTCGCTGGCGCCGCATATGGCTTTGTTTCCCGGCTTTGCCATCATCATCACCGTGCTCGGCCTCAATCTGATGGGCGATGGCCTGCGCGACCTGTTCGATCCCAGGCTGAGGCACGGACGCGGATGA
- a CDS encoding acetylornithine deacetylase/succinyl-diaminopimelate desuccinylase family protein: protein MAQAVDQSDRQQALSREIAARRDDLVALTQDLIRIPTLNPPGEFYRDICEYLARRLEKSGFAIELLRAIGTPGDSERHPRWNVIARREGGRSGPCVHFNSHIDVVETGAGWTFDPFAGTVADSRIYGRGACDMKGGLAASIIAAEAYVALWPDHPGAIEISGTADEETGGYGGVAWLAEQGYFSPERVQHVIIPEPLNKDRICLGHRGVMWAQISTHGRIAHGSMPFLGDCAVRHMGAVISEMENSLFPALAKKRTAMPVVPDGARQSTMNINSLHGGQTEPEAGFTGFPSACVPDRARMVIDRRYLIEEQADEVREEIVALLERVKAERPGFRYDFEELWQVSPTMTSVESPVVKAVERGIRSALSCEPVHVVSPGTYDQKHIDRIGRLKDCIAYGPGILDLAHQPDEYVGIDDMIDSAKVMAFAVDDLLHGRA, encoded by the coding sequence ATGGCGCAGGCCGTCGACCAATCTGACAGGCAGCAGGCGCTGTCGCGGGAAATCGCCGCCCGGCGCGATGATCTTGTGGCCCTCACGCAGGATCTGATCCGGATTCCGACGCTCAACCCGCCCGGCGAGTTCTACCGCGACATCTGCGAATATCTCGCCCGCCGCCTGGAAAAATCCGGCTTCGCCATCGAGCTGCTGCGCGCCATCGGCACGCCCGGCGACAGCGAGCGTCATCCCCGCTGGAACGTGATTGCCCGCCGCGAAGGCGGCCGCTCAGGGCCTTGCGTGCATTTCAATTCCCACATCGATGTGGTCGAGACCGGCGCTGGCTGGACCTTCGATCCCTTTGCCGGAACGGTGGCCGATAGCAGGATCTATGGCCGCGGCGCCTGCGACATGAAGGGCGGGCTGGCGGCCTCCATCATTGCGGCGGAGGCCTATGTCGCGCTGTGGCCGGACCATCCCGGCGCCATCGAGATCTCCGGCACGGCCGATGAGGAAACCGGCGGTTATGGCGGCGTCGCCTGGCTGGCCGAACAGGGCTATTTCTCGCCCGAACGCGTCCAGCACGTCATCATTCCCGAACCGCTCAACAAGGACCGCATCTGCCTCGGCCATCGCGGCGTCATGTGGGCACAGATCAGCACCCATGGCCGCATTGCCCACGGCTCGATGCCGTTTCTGGGCGATTGCGCCGTGCGCCACATGGGTGCGGTAATCTCCGAGATGGAGAACTCGCTGTTTCCGGCGCTGGCCAAAAAGCGCACCGCCATGCCGGTAGTGCCCGACGGCGCCCGGCAATCGACCATGAATATCAATTCCCTGCATGGCGGCCAGACCGAGCCGGAAGCCGGGTTCACCGGCTTTCCCTCGGCCTGCGTTCCCGATCGTGCCCGCATGGTCATCGACCGGCGCTATCTGATCGAGGAACAGGCAGATGAGGTGCGTGAGGAGATTGTCGCGCTGCTCGAGCGGGTCAAGGCCGAGAGGCCGGGATTTCGCTATGATTTCGAGGAGCTCTGGCAGGTCAGCCCGACCATGACCTCGGTGGAGTCACCGGTGGTCAAGGCGGTCGAGCGCGGCATTCGCTCGGCGCTGTCCTGCGAGCCGGTTCACGTGGTCTCGCCGGGCACCTATGACCAGAAACATATTGACCGCATAGGTCGCTTGAAAGACTGTATTGCCTATGGACCCGGCATTCTCGATCTGGCGCATCAGCCGGACGAATATGTCGGGATCGACGACATGATTGACTCGGCGAAGGTGATGGCCTTCGCTGTGGACGATCTTTTGCACGGACGCGCCTAA
- a CDS encoding aldehyde dehydrogenase family protein: MTDTLDAGFDTSQCLIGGTWIGASGGRTLPVEDPSTGHEIGRIARGGAGEIDAAVSAARAALSGEWGQMTAAERGRLLAKIGRAVEDHVEWLAKLEAHDVGKPLSQARADARALARYLEFYGGAADKLHGETIPYLNDYTVFTLREPHGVTGHIIPWNYPMQILGRSVGAALAMGNAAVLKPAEEASLTALAFARIASDCGLPDGALNVVPGLGEEAGAALCAHPDVNHISFTGSLETGRKIQQAAAYNVIPVTLELGGKSPQIVFDDADLERALPFLVNAGIQNAGQTCSASSRILVEASRHDEVVKLMSERYRALTVGAAMEDQSIGPLISERQKNIVQGFLAEADEDGLAPVAEGQMPKSAPMGGHYVRPTLYGGVDPNHVLARDEIFGPVQVIIPFRDEEEAVAIANGTDYGLVAGVWTSDGGRQMRLARAIRSGQVFINNYGAGGGVELPFGGVGKSGHGREKGFEALYGFSSLKTVAVWHGK, encoded by the coding sequence GTGACCGACACCCTTGATGCCGGATTTGACACCAGCCAATGCCTGATCGGCGGCACATGGATCGGCGCCAGTGGCGGCAGGACATTGCCGGTCGAAGATCCCTCCACCGGTCATGAAATCGGCCGCATCGCCCGTGGCGGTGCCGGCGAGATCGATGCTGCGGTCTCGGCCGCGCGCGCTGCCCTGTCGGGTGAATGGGGTCAGATGACCGCCGCCGAGCGCGGCCGCCTGCTCGCCAAGATCGGGCGTGCGGTGGAAGACCATGTCGAATGGCTGGCCAAGCTCGAAGCCCATGATGTCGGCAAGCCGCTATCCCAGGCCCGTGCCGATGCCCGCGCGCTGGCGCGCTATCTCGAATTCTATGGCGGCGCCGCCGACAAGCTGCACGGCGAGACCATCCCCTATCTCAATGACTACACCGTCTTCACCCTGCGCGAGCCGCATGGCGTCACCGGCCACATCATCCCGTGGAACTACCCGATGCAGATCCTCGGCCGCTCTGTCGGCGCAGCGCTGGCGATGGGCAATGCCGCGGTTCTCAAACCCGCCGAGGAAGCCTCGCTGACAGCACTGGCCTTTGCCCGCATCGCCAGCGATTGCGGACTGCCCGACGGCGCGCTCAATGTTGTTCCCGGTCTCGGCGAGGAAGCCGGTGCGGCGCTCTGCGCCCATCCGGACGTCAATCACATCTCGTTCACCGGCTCGCTTGAGACCGGACGCAAAATCCAGCAGGCGGCGGCCTATAATGTGATCCCGGTGACGCTGGAATTGGGCGGCAAATCCCCGCAGATCGTCTTTGACGATGCCGATCTCGAGCGCGCCCTGCCGTTTCTGGTCAATGCCGGCATTCAGAACGCCGGCCAGACTTGCTCGGCCTCCTCGCGGATTCTGGTTGAAGCCTCGCGCCATGACGAGGTGGTGAAACTGATGAGCGAGCGCTACAGGGCGCTCACTGTCGGCGCCGCAATGGAGGACCAGTCGATCGGGCCGCTGATTTCCGAGCGCCAGAAGAACATCGTCCAGGGCTTTCTCGCTGAAGCCGACGAAGACGGACTGGCCCCGGTGGCCGAGGGTCAGATGCCGAAATCCGCGCCGATGGGCGGCCATTATGTGCGGCCGACGCTGTATGGCGGTGTCGATCCCAATCATGTGCTGGCGCGTGACGAGATTTTCGGCCCGGTGCAGGTGATCATCCCGTTCCGCGACGAAGAAGAGGCCGTGGCCATCGCCAATGGCACCGATTACGGCCTGGTTGCAGGGGTCTGGACCAGCGATGGCGGCCGGCAGATGCGCCTGGCCCGGGCGATCCGCTCCGGCCAGGTCTTCATCAACAATTACGGCGCCGGCGGCGGGGTGGAGCTGCCCTTTGGCGGGGTCGGCAAATCCGGCCATGGCCGCGAAAAGGGGTTCGAGGCGCTCTACGGCTTCTCCTCGCTCAAGACCGTTGCCGTCTGGCACGGCAAATAG